The following is a genomic window from Crossiella equi.
CCCCGGCCGCCCGCAGCCGCCGGTAGCGGCGGGCCACCGTGGACTCCGAGGTACCCAGCACCTGTGCGACCGCGGCGAACGAGGCCCGGCCGTCGAGCTGGAGCGCGTGCAGCAGACCCCGGTCCACGTCGTCGAGTGCGGGGATTTCCACCATGACCAAGCCTCCTGGTGCGGGAATCCGCCGCCGGAGGGCCGCTGGCTGGAGCCGGTCCGGCGGTGGCCGTGAGCCTAGGCCCATCCTGGAAGGAGTGCTCATGCGCAAGTGGATGCCCCTGGTCGCGGTCTGCCTGGCCGCGTTCCTGCTCATCGTCGACACCACCGTGGTCACGGTCGCGCTGCCCGAGCTCGCCCGGGGACTCGGGTCCTCGCTCGCCGACCTCCAGTGGGTCACCAACGGCTACCCGTTGGCCCTGGCCGTGTTCTCGCTCAGCGCGGGCTCGGTGGCCGACCTGTTCGGACCGCGCCGCGTGTTCCTGTGCGCCACCGGGGTGTTCGGCGCCGCCTCGCTGCTGTGCGGGCTCGCGCCCGGCACCGGCACGCTCGTCCTCGGCCGGGCGCTGCAAGGTGTGGGCGCCTCGGCGGTGTTCGTGACCGGCATGGCCCTGCTCGGCACCTACCGGGACCGCGAGCGCGCGACGGCGATCGGCGTGTGGAGCGCGGTGGTCGGGGCAGCGGCCGCGGCCGGACCCCTGGTCGGCGGGCTGCTGACGCAGTTCCTGGGCTGGCGGGCCATCTTCTTCGTCAACGTGCCGGTCGCCGCGCTCACGATCGGCCTGGCCCTGCGGTACACCACCGCCGCGCCGCGGTTGCCCGCCGGGAGGCCCGATCTGCCCGGCATGTTCTGGTTCGCCGTCTGCGCGGGCACCCTGACCTGCGGCCTGATCCGCGCGGGCGAGTCCGGCTGGTCGGTGGCCACCGCGGTGCTGCTGGGCCTGTCCGCGCTCGCCCTGTCCGTCCTGGTCCGGGTGGAACGCCGGAGTCCCCGCCCGGTGCTCGACCTCGTCCTGTTCCGCGACACCGCCTTCCTCGGCATCCTGCTGTGCGTGGTGGCCTCGGCCACCGCCTTCGCCGCGCTCGTCTACCTCTCGCTCTGGCTCCAGGACAGCCGCGGCCTCGGCCCGGCGGGCACCGGGCTCACGCTGCTGCCGATGGCGGTGACCTCGTTCCTGGTCTCGACCGCGGCGGGCAAGGTGCTGCACCGCGTCCCGCCCCGGCTCACTCTCGCGGCCGGTTCCCTGTTGCTGGGCAAGGGTTTCCTGCTGGCCTGGCTGTCCCTGCCGCTCGGTCTGGTGGTGGTCGGCGCGGGGGTGGGGCTGTCCGTCCCGGCCACCAGCTCGGCCGTGCTCGCCGCCGTGCCGCCGGAGCGCGCGGGCCTGGCCTCCGGGGCCCTGGCCACCGTCCGGCAGCTCGGCCAGGTGCTCGGGGTGGCCGTGCTCGGCCTGGTGTTCCGGGACGCCGGGATTGTCGGGGTCCTCCTGGTCTCGGCCGGGCTGGCGCTGCTCACCTCGGGGCTCGGGTACGCGTCCCTGCGGAAGGTTGCGTCCCGGAGCCGGTTGGTGTCCTCGCGGGACTGAGTTGTGTCCCGGACACACCTAAGATCGACATCTCCGGTGATCCCCTGTCAGGATGACGCCCGATTGGGTGAGGAGATCACAGTGAGAACCACACACGCGGCCTTGGCCGCCGGGATCCTGCTTGTACCCGCGCTCCTGGGCGCACCGGTCGCGCACGCGGGCACGGCCTCGGCGGTCGCCGCGCTCCAGGACGTCAAGAAGACCCTGACCCCGCTGGAGCGCAAGCAGTCCGTGCAGCTCGTGCTGGCCCAGCGGCTGCGCGCCGACGGACGGCTGCGCGGCGTGTTACCGCACTTCCGGCCCAGCCTGACCGACGCGGGAGCGGGCCGG
Proteins encoded in this region:
- a CDS encoding MFS transporter, producing the protein MRKWMPLVAVCLAAFLLIVDTTVVTVALPELARGLGSSLADLQWVTNGYPLALAVFSLSAGSVADLFGPRRVFLCATGVFGAASLLCGLAPGTGTLVLGRALQGVGASAVFVTGMALLGTYRDRERATAIGVWSAVVGAAAAAGPLVGGLLTQFLGWRAIFFVNVPVAALTIGLALRYTTAAPRLPAGRPDLPGMFWFAVCAGTLTCGLIRAGESGWSVATAVLLGLSALALSVLVRVERRSPRPVLDLVLFRDTAFLGILLCVVASATAFAALVYLSLWLQDSRGLGPAGTGLTLLPMAVTSFLVSTAAGKVLHRVPPRLTLAAGSLLLGKGFLLAWLSLPLGLVVVGAGVGLSVPATSSAVLAAVPPERAGLASGALATVRQLGQVLGVAVLGLVFRDAGIVGVLLVSAGLALLTSGLGYASLRKVASRSRLVSSRD